In Harpia harpyja isolate bHarHar1 chromosome 21, bHarHar1 primary haplotype, whole genome shotgun sequence, the DNA window GAGGCCAAACATTCTTTCATACGTTTCACCAAGCTGTGCTGACACACACACTTCAAGTAGCTTATAGTATTGGAGGAACAAGTGGAAAAACAAATGGAGTGGGTATGTGATTATAAAAGCACTTCTGAAGATACGTTAATCATGATATCATGGGTATCCTATTACAACCTCAGCTAAACTGCATTTCAAAGTCTTATGCAAGTTCACCGCAATTTATGAAATCTGAGGTGGTTAAGCTATCCCTAAATCTTTATTCTGACTTTGTTCCTAATACTTAAGATTCAAAACATTGAGAAATACATGAGCTGTGTTACTGTTATGCCATTGTACATTTGGAATAAAATCAAGGTGAGATAAGCATTTGGTCTTACTGTTTTGATCAAATACACCAACAAGGATACTCTGCTTTTGCTTACCTGGACAGCTTATGTTGCACAAACATTCGATAGGCAGTTGGAGGAGAACAGAAGACAGTTATGGGAAATCTTGACAGACTCTAgagaatttaggaaaaaaaagtaaatgttgcCAATATACTGAAACCTGTGAGGTCTCATCTTCATTGTAAGAGATAATATAATGATCTCTGCATCCAGCTTATGAAACACATGAACAAAACATTAAGTGTCCTAAAGCAGTTAGCTCTGTACTGGCCAACACCAACACACAGCAGTtacatttaattaatttcttcttcaaaacagaATCTACATCATTTTACAATTAGTTCAACACACCAAAGTTGTTTGCTCTTGAATGCTTTACAGTTTCTCTTGCAGAATTTCTCGATAATTGCAGTTtaagtagaaaacaaatgaaaccGTAAGGCTACTTTTTCAGATGCTCTGTAGGTATTACAGCTGACAGCATTCTTCAGCATACCCTAATTATTAACTAGCAATTTCCAGCCACCTAATTAACATGGATATGATGATAAAGTCATTCCATGCAAAATGAAACATGGTAGTCTGTTTCGAATCAGGAAGAGTTTGGAGTGTGGAGGATGTAAGAGAATATAATGTTGgtgcctttttttaaagaaactcaaCCTTGCTGCCTCTTCACTCCTTAACTTTGAACTACACAGTGCAGGCAACTGAAATTCTCATTCATCTGTTATTGTCACTTACTTTAATAGTAACACCAAAGTGCTCCACGAATCCCAGAACAATTTCTTGTGTACTTCACTTTTAGGCCTAATAATGGATGTTTGCAGGTTTGTGCAGTCAAGTCCAGAGCAGAGTATACGATGAAACTCTTTGGACATCAGATATGCTCTTGTTTTGGGGTATATATTTGCAGCGCTCACAACTTAACTAATCGGCTGGTTACCACGTGGTGAAAGTTATAACTGTGCTGCATGCTGCTGCCCCCACGCAGCACCAGGGGAAATGAAAACCTGGGCAAGACCAGCCAGAGAGAATAGTGCTGTTTGTTGCTGGGCTCTCCTCACTTACCTCAAAGACAATGCTTGGGTTGAAGTGTGGCATCTTATGTACAAATACACATGCCCCTTGAATCCAAGGTGAAAAAATGCTGCTCCAAGCTGACTTTGCCCAGCCCGTGTCTGATGTGTTCCAAAATATATCTGAGGAAGTCAAGTCCAGCCAGTACCTGGTAACACAAGGAAATGGTCCATAGTCTCCATTTGGCAGGAATAAGgcaaatattaaaatatcaaCAAGAGATGTGCCAGTGAAGCAAATCCATCACTGGTTGTCTTGGGTAAATGGCAATTAGGAAAGGCTGAATTCCTGAGCAGGAGTAAGTCACAGCATAGTGAGGGTGTCATCAGGATAGACTGATGTTGCATTTTTCTAAGGGAAAAATTATACTGATGGACAAGCTAACACTACCTCAGAATATGGTGTTGTATGAATATGTATGAGATTGCTGGGGTCTTGTTGAACCCATTTTTAGGGatgatgtgggggttttttgtttacttaCTTCTAGTTTGGTATTTTCTGATTTGTTATTCTTTGCCTGTTAGAGTGAAGTGCACTGCCGTATCAATTTTATAAACAACATTGCTTTATAAATTTAAAGATTCTGAACTATCAGCATTTTGTTCCTGCAGGAGCTGTGTCTAATCCAGACACACATGAATTCAGAAGCCTAACAGAcccatgttttttcctcttttatggtACAGAGTTCATAAACTTGTGTTCACAGGAAATTTATTAACTATATACAATGAAGAACTTACCAAAAgttaaacaaaatgttaaaaagaagtTAGTGATTATATGACTGCTATATTCTCTATAAACTAAGGCAGCTGGACTCAAACTGCCGTGTTttacggaaaaaaaaaagccaacactttTTCGGATGTAAAAcaactgttgtttttttaactacTGAAACAAAAGCTGCTGGTAAAAATCTtgtgtttctcttccttctgctaTGTGACCCGCTACAGAAATATGTCTGGTTTAAAGTGATATCTGTACCTTCCACTTACTGTGAGACCAATACCATAGCTGCTGTGGGAATGTTCAGTCATTTTTGGAGATCCTGTAGTTCCACTGGTAAAATAGATAGCCATTGGATCTTGACACTTTGTGGTCACACAGTGGTGGTCAGAAGGAGCGTTTCTTAAAATAAGCGAAATGATGAAGAAAGTGATTTGAAAGTGTGacttacacattttttaaaatatttaaccaaAATAACTGCAGCAATCAAAAGTGTCATAAACATTGATATTTTTCCACTGTGCAGTCCTAGAAGGGTGAAAATATATTGGTGTGTGCCAACATTTCCTATTCAAAACAAACCACTGTACTTTTCCTTCATTATTGCTGTGGTGCTTTCACAGTGGTATTTACTCACTTCAGGAGATCTTTAAAGTTCAGCCATCCTTCTCTGTGGCCCTCTGACACAAGCAACTTGAATTTCAGAGACTGGCATTGAGCCCCAATTGAGTCTACAGCTGGTGCCACAGAATCATCAGTGATGATACACTTTGCCCTGGATTTCTGTAGTCGATGAAGAATGTCCTTTGCTGTCAACTGCTGTGTCCCAGGAATCAAGACTGTTCCTAAACGGAAGGAAGGGGAACGGAAAAACAGTCTCAACATTTAAGAATAACACCTGTACCTACAAGCAGACTTCGGcttactttttattcttttgagtAGGACAGACCTGTACTAAAAGCAGGACTACATTTGTAAATATACTGATTTCTTTGGTGGATTAAATGCTATGTGAGGATTAGCACAAGTTAGCAAATACTATCTTGATCATGGAACAGTAGAAGAAATCAACACAATAACCTTTGTTGCTCTGAAAATACTGCCCCTGGGACATGCCATCTCTCTGGACTTGACTTATTTACAGTAAACATAGCTGTTGCCTCACAAGGTATACTGCTAGTGTTTGTGAGGTACCAAGACATTCTGGGAAGGTGAATATTTAACAGTTCCCACAGGGCAACATGTGAAACACTTTGTTAAGTGTGGGCTAATTTCACTGCAAGTTAGCAAGAGGGTGCATTTGCAATGCGTCACAAGTGCTGGAAAGAGGAGAATAACACAGGCACATGGACTCACAGGGTTTCCTTAATAGCTAGAACATGCACAGAAGTCCTAAAAGCACCATGAAGCAAAAACTTTGCATGAAGAGTCCTTCTGACCAGCGTGACACTAGTTCATCCTCATTAGCATGCTGGTAGTTCTGAGTGCATTAAATAGCAAGGATTGGTTTAAGTCACAATTTCTGTACCTATATACCATTTCTATGCTTTTGCTAACCTGTTCTCATGCAAGCCACATTCACCAGCCACCACTCCGGGATCCGGGGCAGAATCAGAATAACTCTGTCTTCCCGTTGCAGACCGCAGGCATCAGAAAGCACATTTGCCACTTTCCTTGACAGCACTCCCAGCTCCTCAAAGCTCCACCTCACCTCTTCTCCAGCACCATCTACCCACCATAATGCAGGGTTTTTAGACTTTTTACCCTCCTATAGAACAACAGGGTACAGTACAAATGCTTCATTTTAGAAATGCATTGCCTTTACCTTAactttgaggaagaaaagcattcaTCGCTTATGCAGTGCCGGAGTAACCTGGGGATGCAATAGAAATTTGCCACTGATTCCAAATAAGGCAGAGAATTCTCCCTTAGAAAGAACAGCCTATAAATGTCATTTAGGAAATTAAATTTGTATTCCCTTCCCGAGTTCCTCATCTTACACTCTAAAAAGGTTGTACAGTAAtcagcacagagaaagaagaatcttTTTGTTTTAGGTCATGCCAACAAAGCAGCTGATGAATGTGAGTACCTCTGGGTTGTGCCCCAGAGTCTCCTGAGCCCTCAGAGCTCATTTTCAGCTTCATCTGGAATTGGGCCTGTCTGgtacttctgaaaattaaatcaaaGTTTCAAAAGCACAGGCCCACACAGTGTGACCTTTAATCAATGTCTCACCTAACTGATGTGTGAAGCAATTTGAAATGTATGCATACGATGTGCTTTAAAGGGGGACAATGCATTTAGCAGTAGTAGTGTACTAAGTCACCTCCTGAGCAAAAAATTCACTGGAGCAGCAAGAATATGACACCTTATTATCTATTTGAAGGTATAATAACACTAAGGTTCATTTTCAGGGGAGCAGATTTCATCTGTGCACTTCAGAGGGCAAAATCTCTTCTCCAGAGGCTGCTCCTTGCTCCGTTTACAGCCTGCCAAAACCTGTTTTCCCTGCAAAAGGAACAATTGTGTCAGACAGGTGATACCTCTGCTCTGTTCTTGCTGCCAGGCTGGACATAACCGCATTTAGCCCCTCATCATGAACAGCCTGAGCCTGCAAAACCAGTCCTACATCCATAGAGACCAGACCTATGTAGTAAGAAATGTGATAGACCTATagttcatgggtttttttctatattccCTTTCCTTGCATAGAGCTTATGTCTGGTTTGGGGTTCAAAGTTGTTCAGTTCTGTAGATTCCAAGTCCTTGAcacaaaagaaatcacatttgGGATAGGTGGGTGAGGTTTGACATTACactgtatttattattcattttacAGGCAAGCAATGAAACACACAGAGGTCAAGTGATTTCCCTGGCACATCCAGGTAGGATGCATGTCACTGCTGATGGGGTAATTGATGCAAGGTTTACAATGGTTCAGTTCACAGTCTCATTTATGAGGCACCTATTTATTCACACTCAATCTCACTGGAGttactgattaaaagaaaaaactatttgGACTTGTGGACAGGACAGCATGTGGCCTAAGGGATCTATAGGTTCAAATTGCATGAAATGATCAGCAGATTATAATCAGAACATAACCCCAGTGCCTTGGTTATTGGATTTGTCGGATACTCAGCATTAATGACCAGCATTAAATACTTCAGCATCAGAGAAGCCAAGTAACTGTTACCTTTTCCACTTCAGTCCATCTGTCCAGCACATCTCGTGCAAAGTTGAAGTACTCTGGCACCTCTGGTCTGTACTGTTGTTTTATGGCTTCATAACTCAAAGAGGTGTGAACTGGGTAGCACCAGTTGCAAAGTTGGAGAGATCTCAGGCGAGCCCGCAGGGACATAGCACTTGGGATCTTCCGTAAAAAATGCACAACGGCAAGAGCCATAATAGTCTCTTCGAGGTTATTCCTTACTGATTATCTCTCCAAGAAATGCTACAGTGATACAGATACAAACCTGATATTAGCCACGTGGTTTCAGAACAGCTTTTACTACTACACAGTGGAATAGACTGGAACAACGATCCCAAAGGTTAATTGGAGTAACTGCTGAGGACAGTTCCACTTTGGCCATTGTTTGGCCCCTGCTCTCCAGTGACCATCATGCAGCTGAGATCCTCACCCTACATTCAACCAGCAGCACTCAGCCTTGTCACTGTCACAGCTTTCCTGGACTTGAcattcttttccttcctacaAGCCCCGCTAATCTTGTAGATCACATTTCAGTTGCCTTATACAGCAGAGGCGCTGAATGCTACCCAAGCACTTCAACTCTGACTTCTGCAAATTAAGTGTCTGCTACTGACTGACAATACAGAAGTAACAGTGTGAACCAAGATGTTGCACAGATAATCCAGCAATCGTGCATTAACTACTGGATGACGACAGTGTCGCTTggtacaaaaatatttacagttttccTAGTTTATCAGCATTGGGATAAATTGGTTGCCAGGAATGAAATGAGTGTAGCAAAGCCCTGAAAAGATTCTAAGTACTGttgttttaaacattattttgatGTGTGGTCAGCAAAAAGAGTCACTTTATGAGACAGGGAAACTTTAAATGACTTTGAAAAAGGATCCAAAATGCAAAGCCTTACTTCTCAAAAAGAGTCAACTTACCAGGAGGTCTGAAAATtccaaagtaattattttcatgCATTGTCAAATGTCTTTCAATTACAAAATAATATAAACACTGCTAGTTCCTTACAGAATAAGTAACTATCCAGCTGTAAAATCATGATTTTAGTGATTTAGTGAAGCAAAGGGACATTTTTTGGATCTGTAACATTCAGTCTGCTTAtgacaaacacaggagagaaacCCAGacaaatgaaagacagaaagggacagggagaagagggaatgTGGACAGACAAGAGGCAAATCCACACTGCCCCAGTGCCAGAAAATGTCGTGGCCAGCAGCTTGCAGGGGTAGGTGGAGAGTCAGTTACCTTGTCAAACGGCTGTCAATCCCAACTTATTGCCTCTCTGCCTTGCACCGAAGTGGAGCCCCCTCAGTGCTGGGATGTGTCACAGCTTTGACTCCTTATACAGATCTCAGACTCCTGGCCGCATATCCCACTCTTTCACCATTACTGAGTCCAGTGACCAACTCCTGTGTTCTTTACACGTACTTTGGACTCACAAAAGGGGCAGCCCAGTCCAGCACAGCGAGAAGAGCTGATAGGTTTCTGCAGAGCACAGAGTGGATGTAGAAAGTGTGAGTCCCAAATCTCTcctgtttccttttcctcccctcttcccaccCACCAGTCCATGGAGGAACACGGTCATAAGACCTTGCTACAGCCAAATGACATCTGTTATGCTCTGGCTGGTACAACACAGGAGCAACAGCCTTGCGATTGGCTTTGTGACTATACCCCTCAGCGGGTAGCTTGGGGGTCCTCAGATAACCACAGCAGTTCAGCCATGATAACAGTGAGTATCAACtcctgggatgctgcagctggtGCCTGGACCAGCTTTGTTAATACCTGGTGACTTGTGACGTTTTGTAAGGGCTCTGCCTCATGTTCAGAGAGCACACAGTTATGTGGTGCTCCAGCATTGCtgtctcctctgctctgctcccatgggagaggcaggagggaatGTGTGCCATCTTCTCTGCCATCCAGGCCACAGCCCAGCATCACTGTGGGCACGGCTGTGGCACTGGTGTGTGCCTCTACCTTCAGCCTCTCCTGCAAGGATGTCACTCACTGGGGAGCTAGTGACAGCTGTAGCTTAAGTTGGGGCATCAAGATTCATAAGAGTTTGGCTGCCAGAGCCCTAAATAGCTCCTGCTGTATCTCCATCCTCAAACTGTGGCTCTGAGGTCAGCAGAGAGATTGCTAACACCCATCTACGTCTTTGGCGCAGAACAGTCCTCTGGGTGCTGATCAGTGAGGGTGACGCTGCAGTCTTTCCTGGCACATAGGTCCTATGCTTTTGCCAGAACTCTCTCCTGGGGTTCTGCCCATGTCTGTTTGTAAACGGTGCACTCAAAGGAGATGTTAACCAGCTCCCTGAAATGCTTGTTGCAGCAAAAAGAAACTGATTCAAAACAGATTCCCCCAAACAACAAAGCTGCTCTCTGCCTAGCGGTAAAGGGAGACCTACAGTCAGTCTGCAGTAGTGACATTTTAAACAACTCTTTGAAATGCATGTGACAAAATCCTCCCAGAGGATTTcccagagaaaaggcagaggacCAGTCTTAAAAGGCTTCCCTACCCAGAAGGTCACATCGCCCCAGACGAGGCACAAACTTTAAGATAAAATTACAGCAATGGCTTGTGATAAGAGTCAGCGAATAGGCCAGGAATATGTAGGCAAGTGAACTAACCCGTAACCTATTCTTTTGGTAGAGCATGTAACTAATTTCCAGAGCACTGATGGATATTTCCAAGTCTCCCAGCACTTTTCACCACAGAAGTATCCTTGTTACATTCTGAGTGCTTAATTGAGTTTCCTCTGCACCACCCACAACTGCCTGTAGAAATTCTTCCTCGTGTTTCAAACATGTCCTGACATGCCCAAATCCAGAGACTATCACTATAATTCACCAGAACTTTGAGTCTTTCACACAACCGCAGCCCTGCAAAGATTTAGTGACTTTTAATTTATGTGTGGTCAATAATCCCACTGATGCCTAACAATTGCTGTAGAATTATGTCGGCCTCAAAGGCTTTGCAGGAACAAAGCTTCAGATAAGATGTAAACTCCACTTCCTGCTGCGGCTGTAACTGATAAATACCTCCATCAATTCatgaagtttccttttttcctactttagCCCAACTGGATTCTCTGGATGTAAATAATGTGACACTCCTGCCCCTAGTGAGGCCTCCTTATTCGTCTCCTCTGCCCCTAGTGAGGCCTCCTTATTCGTCTCCTCTACCCGTTTTCACAAAGTGTCAAGGAACTTAATTACCTCTCCCCCCCTTAATTGTCCAAGAAGCTCGAGAGTTACTGCAGGGAGAGAAGGCTCTTACACAGAGGCACGCATAGAGACACCTTCCTTCAGAAACTACGCTATGGGCCACGTTTTTTCTGTCCACACATGTTCTCTAGTATCTCAGGCCTAGATATACCTGTATAAAGAGCTTCGGTTTCAGCTGGTCCCTCTACACCATGACACCCTCAGGAGTCAGGAAGCTGGGGAAGCAGCCGaagccccgccgccccggccccggccccggccccggccgcggccccggccccggcgggaggCGCCACCGTGCTGGGCCCGCCGGCCCCCTCAGCGCTCCGCGGCGGGGCTgcgaggcggcggccgccgctccacgccgggccgcggggcggcgCTGTCCCTCGGCGGGCGCTgggggggcgggcgcggcgctGACGCcatcgcggcggcggcggcggcgggtggcaGCCGATGGCCGCGGCGGAGCCGGCGGCGCGGAAGCGGCGGCCCAAGGGGCActtcgcggcggcggcggggcgggccaagcggccccgcggcggcgggcggcagctGGAGGCCGGCATGCGCGGCATCCTCATCACCTGCAACATGAACGAGCGCAAGTGCGTGGGGGAGGCCTACAGCCTCCTCGGCGAGTACGGGGACCTGCTCTACGGGCCCGAGCAGGTGCGTGCGGGCGGGCCCGGCCGGCCGGTCGCTCGCTCGGTGCTGGGCGGGAGGCGGCCCTGAGGCGAGGGAGCGCGGCCCGGAGGCCGGGGAGCGCGGCCCCGCGCGGTGTCGGCCGTCCCCCCTCGGGTCCTGCCTCCCCGCAGACTGGCAGCGCTAacgccggcggggcggggagggcagcGCCGCGAGGCCTCCTCTGCCTTTCCGTACGTTAAAAAACCCCCTCGTGTTGTCCACACACACGAAAACGCCGGTTTCTGTAAGCAAACCCCAGCGCAGCCCCTGGGGTGGGCTGGAGAAGAGGCCCTTGCCCGTCGGCTCCAGGCCCCTGGGCGCGGTGGTGCCTTGCTGGTGGTTTTAAAGTTGTGGGTACCGTTGCTCGGTACTCACCAAACAAGAGACGTGCCTGGTGTGAAGTTTTCAGATCACGAGGAGCGGCTGTCTGGAAGCGagagggaggaggatgaggaCGACGTTGAGGCTGCCCTGAAGAAGGAGGTCGGCCAGATCCGTGCCTCGACGGAGCAGAAGCTGCGGCGGTTCCAGTCGGTGGAGAGTGGTGCCAACAACGTGGTCTTCATCAGAACCCAGGGCATAGGTGGGATATCAACTGATGCTGCGTAATGCTGTGGGGTTAAACTGCTCTAAACAGTGGTAGTAACAGGCCACAGAGCGTGACTTCCAAGAAACTCATGTATACCAAACAAATACAGGGTTTCCCGTTCCCTTTGGTGTTGCCACTGAATTTTGTCATTAGCACAGTCGCTAAAGGTAGAGGAATCTGCTTTGACAAAATAATCTTTGATTATCCAATTCTGGTGTAGTAAAACAACTCTTTACAGAAAAGGATTGGAGGCTGGCAGCAGTGCAGCCAAGCATGCATTTCCCCAGCTTATTATTTAcgagggggggaagaggtggGAAAGCGCCTTCAATTTGTTTCTCATACCTAGCTGTTTTTCTTGTAGAACCTGAGAACCTGGTGCACCATATACTAAAGGATATGCAtgccactaaaaagaaaaaaacaagagttATTC includes these proteins:
- the LOC128134574 gene encoding acyl-coenzyme A synthetase ACSM3, mitochondrial-like isoform X1, translated to MALAVVHFLRKIPSAMSLRARLRSLQLCNWCYPVHTSLSYEAIKQQYRPEVPEYFNFARDVLDRWTEVEKEGKKSKNPALWWVDGAGEEVRWSFEELGVLSRKVANVLSDACGLQREDRVILILPRIPEWWLVNVACMRTGTVLIPGTQQLTAKDILHRLQKSRAKCIITDDSVAPAVDSIGAQCQSLKFKLLVSEGHREGWLNFKDLLKNAPSDHHCVTTKCQDPMAIYFTSGTTGSPKMTEHSHSSYGIGLTVSGRYWLDLTSSDIFWNTSDTGWAKSAWSSIFSPWIQGACVFVHKMPHFNPSIVFESLSRFPITVFCSPPTAYRMFVQHKLSSYTFKSLRHCVSAGEPINPDVMEEWKAQTGLDIHEGYGQTETVLICGNFKGMKIKPGSMGKPSPGYDVKIIDENSNILPPGKEGDIAIRVKPMRSLFLFTCYADDPEKTEATIRGDFYVTGDRGIMDEEGYFWFVGRADDVINSAGYRIGPFEVESALVEHPAVVESAVVSSPDPIRGEVVKAFVVLTSDYASHDPEKMMKELQDHVKKVTAPYKYPRKMEFVQQLPKTVSGKIRRNELRQKEWRKD
- the LOC128134574 gene encoding acyl-coenzyme A synthetase ACSM3, mitochondrial-like isoform X2; translated protein: MALAVVHFLRKIPSAMSLRARLRSLQLCNWCYPVHTSLSYEAIKQQYRPEVPEYFNFARDVLDRWTEVEKEGKKSKNPALWWVDGAGEEVRWSFEELGVLSRKVANVLSDACGLQREDRVILILPRIPEWWLVNVACMRTGTVLIPGTQQLTAKDILHRLQKSRAKCIITDDSVAPAVDSIGAQCQSLKFKLLVSEGHREGWLNFKDLLKNAPSDHHCVTTKCQDPMAIYFTSGTTGSPKMTEHSHSSYGIGLTVSGRYWLDLTSSDIFWNTSDTGWAKSAWSSIFSPWIQGACVFVHKMPHFNPSIVFESLSRFPITVFCSPPTAYRMFVQHKLSSYTFKSLRHCVSAGEPINPDVMEEWKAQTGLDIHEGYGQTETVLICGNFKGMKIKPGSMGKPSPGYDVKDDPEKTEATIRGDFYVTGDRGIMDEEGYFWFVGRADDVINSAGYRIGPFEVESALVEHPAVVESAVVSSPDPIRGEVVKAFVVLTSDYASHDPEKMMKELQDHVKKVTAPYKYPRKMEFVQQLPKTVSGKIRRNELRQKEWRKD